Proteins encoded within one genomic window of Macrotis lagotis isolate mMagLag1 chromosome 3, bilby.v1.9.chrom.fasta, whole genome shotgun sequence:
- the LOC141519674 gene encoding olfactory receptor 4C11-like: protein MRNNVTEFIFLGLTQDPVKKKILFAIFLVLYIATMIGNLLIILTIKTSPTLGTPMYFFLNYLSLTDFCYSSTTAPKLIADNISEKKTISFNECMTQLVAAHFFGCMEILILVLMAFDRYVAICKPLHYPIIMNQKVCGNLMILVIMLSVLHSSTQILIALSLPFCGPNVIDHYFCDLQPLLNLVCIDTYVFKLLVLFNSGIECLLSFLILMTSYILILYSLRNHSAEGKRKALSTCTSHIIVVILFFVPCIFMYARPPINYPVDKMVSVFYTIGTPLLNPLIYTLRNAEVKTAMEKLWSKKAS, encoded by the coding sequence atgagaaacaacgtgactgaattcatttttcttggacTAACACAAGATCCAGTGAAAAAGAAGatattatttgccattttcttggttttgtatATTGCCACAATGATAGgaaacctgctcatcattttgaCCATCAAAACCAGTCCCACACTTGGGACCCCCATGTATTTCTTTCTGAACTACTTGTCCTTGACAGACTTCTGTTACTCTAGTACGACAGCGCCCAAACTGATTGCAGACAACATCTCTGAAAagaagactatttcctttaatgagTGCATGACACAGTTAGTTGCAGCACATTTCTTTGGATGCATGGAGATCTTGATCCTTGTCCTCATGGCTTTTGACCGCTATGTGGCCATCTGTAAGCCACTGCATTACCCAATCATCATGAACCAGAAGGTGTGTGGAAATTTAATGATATTGGTCATAATGTTGTCTGTGCTGCATTCTAGCACCCAGATCTTGATTGCATTAAGTTTACCATTCTGTGGACCCAATGTGATTGATCACTACTTTTGTGACTTGCAGCCTTTATTGAACTTGGTCTGCATTGATACATATGTATTCAAACTTTTGGTTCTTTTCAATAGTGGAATTGAATGTTTGCTGAGCTTTTTAATTCTTATGACATCCTATATTTTAATCCtttattctctaagaaatcatagtGCAGAAGGGAAGCGTAAAGCCTTGTCTACCTGTACCTCACACATAATTGTggtcattttattctttgttccttGTATTTTTATGTATGCTCGGCCCCCAATTAATTACCCTGTGGATAAAATGGTGTCCGTGTTTTATACTATTGGAACTCCTTTGCTCAATCCCTTGATCTATACACTGAGAAATGCAGAAGTAAAAACTGCTATGGAGAAACTATGGAGCAAGAAAGCAAGTTAA
- the LOC141517188 gene encoding olfactory receptor 4C11-like, protein MRNNVTEFIFLGLTQDPVKKKILFAIFLVLYIATMIGNLLIILTIKTSPTLGTPMYFFLNYLSLTDFCYSSTTAPKLIADNISEKKTISFNECMTQLVAAHFFGCMEILILVLMAFDRYVAICKPLHYPIIMNQKVCGYLMILVIMLSVLHSSTQILIALSLPFCGPNVIDHYICDLQPLLNLVCIDTYVFKLLVLFNSGIECLLSFLILMTSYILILYSLRNHSAEGKRKALSTCTSHIIVVILFFVPCIFMYVRPPINYPVDKMVSVFYTIGTPLLNPLIYTLRNAEVKSAMEKLWSKKAS, encoded by the coding sequence atgagaaacaacgtgactgaattcatttttcttggacTAACACAAGATCCAGTGAAAAAGAAGatattatttgccattttcttggttttgtatATTGCCACAATGATAGgaaacctgctcatcattttgaCCATCAAAACCAGTCCCACACTTGGGACCCCCATGTATTTCTTTCTGAACTACTTGTCCTTGACAGACTTCTGTTACTCTAGTACGACAGCGCCCAAACTGATTGCAGACAACATCTCTGAAAagaagactatttcctttaatgagTGCATGACACAGTTAGTTGCCGCACATTTCTTTGGATGCATGGAGATCTTGATCCTTGTCCTCATGGCTTTTGACCGCTATGTGGCCATCTGTAAGCCACTGCATTACCCAATCATCATGAACCAGAAGGTGTGTGGGTATTTAATGATATTGGTCATAATGCTGTCTGTGCTGCATTCTAGCACCCAGATCTTGATTGCATTAAGTTTACCATTCTGTGGTCCCAATGTGATTGATCACTATATTTGTGACTTGCAGCCTTTATTGAACTTGGTCTGCATTGATACATATGTGTTCAAACTTTTGGTTCTTTTCAATAGTGGAATTGAATGTTTGCTGAGCTTTTTAATTCTTATGACATCCTATATTTTAATCCTTTATTCTCTTAGAAATCATAGTGCAGAAGGGAAGCGTAAAGCCTTGTCCACCTGTACCTCACACATAATTGTagtcattttattctttgttccttgtatttttatgtatgttCGTCCCCCAATTAATTACCCTGTGGATAAAATGGTGTCCGTGTTTTATACCATTGGAACTCCCTTGCTTAATCCCTTGATCTATACACTGAGAAACGCAGAAGTAAAAAGTGCTATGGAGAAACTATGGAGCAAGAAAGCAAGTTAA
- the LOC141517189 gene encoding olfactory receptor 4C11-like: MLPIFIEIIEMKNNVTEFIFLGLTQDPVKKKILFAVFLLFYIATMIGNLLIILTIKTSPTLGTPMYYFLTQLSLADFCYSSTIAPKLILNSLLKKETISFNECMTQVVAVHFFGCMEILILVLMAFDRYVAICKPLHYPIIMNQKVCGNLMIVVLMLSVLHSSTQILIALSLPFCGPNVIDHYFCDLQPLLNLVCIDTYVFKLLVLFNSGIECLLSFLILMMSYILILYSLRNHSAEGKRKALSTCTSHIIVVILFFVPCIFIYARPPINYPVDKMVSVFYTIGTPLLNPLIYTLRNAEVKTAMEKLWSKKAS, encoded by the coding sequence ATGCTTCCAATTTTCATTGaaatcatagaaatgaaaaacaacgtgactgaattcatttttcttggacTGACACAAGATCCAGTGAAAAAGAAGATATTATTTGCCgttttcttgcttttctataTTGCCACAATGATAGgaaacctgctcatcattttgaCCATCAAAACCAGTCCCACACTTGGGACTCCCATGTATTACTTTCTCACCCAGTTGTCCTTGGCAGACTTCTGTTACTCTAGCACTATAGCCCCCAAACTGATTTTAAACAGTCTCTTAAAGAAagagactatttcctttaatgagTGCATGACCCAAGTAGTTGCAGTGCATTTCTTTGGATGCATGGAGATCTTGATCCTTGTCCTCATGGCTTTTGACCGCTATGTGGCCATCTGTAAGCCACTGCACTACCCAATCATCATGAACCAGAAAGTGTGTGGGAATTTAATGATAGTGGTCCTGATGCTGTCTGTGCTGCATTCTAGCACCCAGATCTTGATTGCATTAAGTTTACCATTCTGTGGTCCCAATGTGATTGATCACTACTTTTGTGACTTGCAGCCTTTATTGAACTTGGTCTGCATTGATACATATGTGTTCAAATTATTGGTTCTTTTCAATAGTGGGATTGAATGTTTGTTGAGCTTTTTAATTCTTATGATGTCCTATATTTTAATCCtttattctctaagaaatcatagtGCAGAAGGGAAGCGTAAAGCCTTGTCCACCTGCACCTCACACATAATTGTggtcattttattctttgttccttgtatttttatatatgctcGTCCCCCAATTAATTACCCTGTGGATAAAATGGTGTCCGTATTTTATACCATTGGAACTCCTTTGCTCAATCCCTTGATCTATACACTGAGAAATGCAGAAGTAAAAACTGCTATGGAGAAACTATGGAGCAAGAAAGCAAGTTAA